A region of Carassius auratus strain Wakin chromosome 23, ASM336829v1, whole genome shotgun sequence DNA encodes the following proteins:
- the LOC113041668 gene encoding uncharacterized protein LOC113041668: protein MITPDTVSIVAREVRLEVYLNGVFYTGDSCFALDGKDVQLELEITDAIYDLLGFSGNQEIDVKLQVMTDDHISVSSCSPGEMHVQLETDENEHMSVCEVKDLQLEMNRNSISELKSPEPVSEDESDPVPAGASGEQALDDEENRSTELTTGQMTKNISAVFQGFCAAFQGKMANPVGEAEVDLIGPDGSYVPDPSVHEPESETYLVDSEQSCFTETDLVAPPEPKLDPVDPEESCVSPEENTSTMKNKKVHGFVMTKRTEYATVRNIKKISTFLQNDRPKHVGVSARPDLELNVPDPEPGENPDDPPEDDWDLAPPQESCAPAASVPEPESKVTSELSMLENYVPLNVFQLEDRLEKYTPLKQRHVTNVWPRVFIGDEEMATDRDALQEMCITHILNAAAPKKHLKYYLGRFNDEDMVGTVNTGSRYYRGLHINYYGLPTADRHCSDISKCFIPAAKFIDKALEKRASKVLICCKQGVEHSVTLFLAYLMICHDMMVEEAIDHVMKERRIRPSRDVLKKLMLLNADLVLQRKLKLQDIRTGRKRNKWQLKKRRALI, encoded by the exons ATGATAACTCCAGACACAGTGTCTATAGTGGCGAGAGAGGTGCGTCTGGAGGTTTATCTCAACGGTGTCTTCTACACCGGAGACAGTTGCTTTGCATTAGATGGTAAAGATGTGCAGCTGGAGCTGGAGATCACCGATGCCATCTACGACCTTCTCGGCTTCAGCGGTAATCAAGAGATAGATGTGAAGCTGCAGGTCATGACGGATGACCACATCTCCGTCAGTTCCTGCAGTCCAGGAGAGATGCACGTACAGCTGGAGACTGACGAGAATGAGCACATGTCGGTGTGTGAGGTCAAAGATCTGCAGCTGGAGATGAACAGGAACAGCATCTCGGAGCTGAAGAGCCCTGAGCCGGTGTCTGAAGATGAGAGCGATCCAGTCCCAGCAGGAGCTTCAGGAGAACAAGCCCTGGATGATGAGGAGAACCGCTCAACAG AACTCACCACTGGGCAGATGACCAAGAACATTAGTGCAGTCTTCCAGGGATTTTGTGCAGCTTTCCAGGGAAAAATGGCGAACCCTGTTGGGGAAGCTGAAGTGGATCTGATTGGTCCAGATGGATCATATGTCCCAGATCCAAGTGTTCATGAGCCAGAATCTGAAACGTATCTGGTTGATTCTGAGCAATCGTGTTTCACTGAAACTGATCTGGTTGCTCCTCCAGAACCTAAACTGGATCCGGTTGATCCAGAGGAATCATGCGTCAGCCCGGAAG AAAATACCAGCACGATGAAGAATAAGAAAGTCCATGGCTTCGTCATGACCAAGAGAACGGAATATGCTACAGTGAGGAACATAAAGAAAATCAGCACTTTCCTCCAGAACGACAGGCCGAAGCATGTTGGAGTCTCAGCGCGGCCAGATCTGGAGCTGAACGTTCCTGATCCAGAACCTGGAGAGAATCCGGATGATCCTCCTGAAGATGATTGGGATCTGGCTCCTCCACAGGAATCATGTGCACCAGCTGCAAGCGTTCCTGAGCCGGAATCTAAAGTGACATCTGAGCTTTCAATGTTGGAAAACTACGTCCCTCTAAACGTGTTCCAACTGGAGGATCGTTTGGAGAAATACACACCTCTCAAACAAAGACACGTGACTAACGTCTGGCCCAGGGTCTTCATCGGAGATGA AGAGATGGCCACCGACCGAGATGCTCTGCAGGAGATGTGCATCACTCACATCCTCAACGCTGCAGCACCAAAGAAGCATCTTAAATACTACTTAGGACGTTTTAATGATGAAGACATGGTAGGAACGGTCAATACAGGGTCCAGATATTACAGAGGCTTGCACATCAATTATTACGGCTTGCCTACAGCAGACAGACACTGTTCTGACATCAGCAAGTGCTTCATACCAGCTGCCAAATTCATTGACAAGGCCCTGGAGAAGCGAGCAA GTAAggtgctgatttgctgcaagcAGGGTGTGGAGCACTCGGTGACTCTGTTTCTGGCGTATCTGATGATCTGTCATGACATGATGGTGGAGGAGGCCATCGATCACGTCATGAAGGAGAGACGCATCAGACCCTCCAGAGACGTCCTGAAGAAGCTGATGCTCCTCAACGCTGACCTGGTGCTGCAGAGAAAACTGAAACTGCAGGACATCAGAACCGGCCGAAAGAGGAACAAGTGGCAGCTTAAAAAAAGGAGAGcgctgatataa